A single SAR202 cluster bacterium DNA region contains:
- a CDS encoding GAF domain-containing protein gives MNPKGTSGPRRLLAGRLTMRQLEWLAALVPWGFLVIYHLVLVSPTGHRLLHSGPGFIVLNLSLGAVIGVFAHMVFRTISRMQAEMQTLSQVSARQNSQLRALNEANIALAEERLVSSVLQRVVDLSREVVQSRYAALSVFDDEDGITAFLTSGIDQKTREILGPPTVGRGLLGQIAHETRPLRLDRMQDHPASVGFPPNHPPMTSFLGVPIR, from the coding sequence ATGAACCCCAAAGGCACATCAGGCCCGCGCCGGTTGCTCGCCGGCAGGCTTACGATGCGGCAGCTTGAGTGGCTGGCCGCTCTTGTGCCGTGGGGCTTCCTCGTGATCTACCACCTGGTGCTCGTCAGCCCGACCGGTCACCGGCTCCTGCACTCCGGCCCGGGCTTCATTGTGCTGAACCTCTCCCTGGGCGCGGTGATAGGGGTCTTCGCGCACATGGTCTTCCGCACCATTTCGCGCATGCAGGCCGAGATGCAGACGCTCTCCCAGGTGTCCGCGCGGCAAAACAGCCAGCTTCGCGCGCTCAACGAGGCGAATATCGCACTGGCGGAGGAGCGCCTGGTGTCTTCCGTGCTCCAGCGCGTCGTCGACCTGAGCCGCGAGGTAGTGCAGTCCCGATACGCCGCGCTGAGCGTCTTCGACGACGAAGACGGGATCACGGCGTTCCTCACCTCCGGCATCGACCAGAAGACACGCGAGATCCTGGGGCCGCCCACGGTGGGAAGGGGACTGCTGGGACAGATCGCGCACGAGACCAGGCCGCTGCGCCTGGACAGGATGCAGGACCACCCGGCGTCGGTCGGCTTCCCGCCGAACCACCCGCCGATGACGAGCTTCCTTGGTGTGCCGATCCGGTAA